TTCGTCACGACCTTCGACACGGCCTAAATCTTTGATGTATTGTGCGAGCATGGTGGTCTCCTTGTGTTCTATGATGTCTTCGTACAGGGCCTTTTGCTCTTCCGGCTGTACCTCGGCATAAACATCAATAAAATCTACATATTTTGCAAAAAGCGCCCGTGATGCCAGCTGGAAGAGGCCCAGGTAGGCGTGGCGTAGAACTTCGAGCCGTTCAGATGGCGGGTATTGCATCTTCGGCATGAGGATTTTGGCCACCGGGTTGTTCACAGTGTAGTAATCTTTGGCATTGAGTGCAAACAGTTTCAGGTGGACGTACTCGAAGTGGAGGAAGGTGGTTCCGGCGAATTTGCTATCCAACTGGCGGGGAACGTCCTTGCGCCAGGCCTTGCGGTCCGTGAACAGAACCGTGGGAATGACCACGGCGTCGGGGTGGGCTTCCATCAGGTCCGTGGTGTACCGCAGCAGCTTGTAGATGGAGAACTTTTCCTTGTCCTCCTGGAACTCCACCAGCCAAAGCAGCAAGGAACCACGGGCAAAGCGGAACAGGATGGGCATGTCCAGGGCCAGGCCG
This Desulfonatronum thioautotrophicum DNA region includes the following protein-coding sequences:
- a CDS encoding DUF4351 domain-containing protein, yielding GLALDMPILFRFARGSLLLWLVEFQEDKEKFSIYKLLRYTTDLMEAHPDAVVIPTVLFTDRKAWRKDVPRQLDSKFAGTTFLHFEYVHLKLFALNAKDYYTVNNPVAKILMPKMQYPPSERLEVLRHAYLGLFQLASRALFAKYVDFIDVYAEVQPEEQKALYEDIIEHKETTMLAQYIKDLGRVEGRDEGEVSGRQTMLHRQLNKRFGQNILDFHIQERLRKATPEQLDLWAERILDAKSVDEVFQDN